One Chthonomonadales bacterium genomic window, GGGCCGAGCAGAGCTTTCGGCGCGCCGCCGCGGCCGATCCGCGCAGCGCGCTGCCGCACGTCCAGCTCGCGGAGCTGAGCCTGCTCCGGCGCCGGCCCGCCGACGCTTGCAGGGAGGCGCGGCGGGCCGTTGCGCTCGATGCGAGCAGCGCTCAGGCGCACTTCTCCTACGGCGCCGCCCTTGCGGCCACGGGCGCAGCGTCGGAGGCCGAGAAGCAGCTTCGGGAAGCGGCTCGCCTCGCTCCCGGCCACGCTCCCACCTTCGTCAGTCTGGGCCTCGTGCTGGCGGCGCGCAAGCGCTATGCGGAGGCCGTGCAGGTCCTGCGGAAGGGAGCCGATCTGGAGCCGAGCTCGGCAGCCGCCCGGATGGCGCTCGGCGACGTTCAGCGACGGGCGGGCGACCTGGTTGGCGCCATCGCCGCGTTCGCGCGCGCTGCCGAGCTGGCGCCGGGGGATCCCGGCGCCTGGTTCAACCTGGGCGTGGCCAGGCAGACGCTGGGCGAGAAGCGCGGCGACAGCCGCCTCACGCAGGAGGCCGTGACGGCCTACCTGCGCGCGCTCGGGGCCGAGCCGCGTCACCTGCCATCGCGTGTCAACGTCGGCCGCCTCTACTTCGAGTTGCACAACTACGGCCAGGCAACACACCATTTCCGCCTGGCCCTGGCACGGCAGCCCGCAAACCGCAGGCTGATGACGGACACCGCGGTGGCGGAGACCTGGGCGGCGCAGGCGGAGCGCGACCCGGCGAAGCGTGATGCCTACCGGCGCATGGCGGAGGCGCGCTTCCGCGCTGTGCTCAAGGCGGAGCCGCTCAGGCCGGCGTTCGTCGGTCTGGGTTACCTCTGCGAGCAGCAGGCGAGGCTCGACGCAGCCAAGGCGGTCTACGCGAGCTGGGCGAATGCCCTGCCGAAGGACCCGGCGGCCCGGGTGGCTCTTGGGCGCGTCCTGGAGGCGAACAAGAACGCCGACGAGGCGGTGGACGCCTACCGGGCCGCGATCCGCCTGGCGCCGACGAGCGCGGACGCATACCTCGCTCTGGGCCGGATCCACGAGGCGCGATCCAGAATGGACACCGCGCGCGACACGTACCGCGCCCTCGTTGCCGCCAACCCGAAGAGCGCGCAAGGGTACCGTGCCCTCGGCCTGCTCTACCAACGCCAGGGCAGCTCTGTCGAGGCCGTTGCCGCCTTCGACGCCATGAAGCGACTGGATCCGAAGGACACGTTTCCCTACACTTCGATCGCCGCGCTCTATGAGCGGCGGAGCATGCCCGAGGAGGCGGCGCGCGAGTACCGGGCCGCCGTGGCCCTGCGGCCTGACGACCTCGCGCTGCGCGCTAGCCTGGCCCGGGCGCTCGAACAGCGGAAACAGTATGGCGAGGCGGCCGACCAGTACCGCGAGATCGTGAAGCGGCGGCCGTCGGAATCGGCATATGCCGTTCACATCCCGCGCCTGATGGACCTCGCCGGCGACACCGTGGGCGCCGTCGCCGAGTTCCGACGCATGGCGGCCGCGCAGCCCGCTGACCCGGCGTACCGCCTTGGTCTCGCCGCCTTGCTAGAGAGGCACGGCCGCTGGTCAGAAGCGGTCGTCGAGTATGAGGCCATCGTCGATGCCAGCCCATCCTCGGCCGCGTGGGCCTGGATGCGGGCCGCGTCTGCCTGGGAGCAACTCAAGAAGCCGGCCGACGCGCGAGTGGCCTATGCGCGCGCCATTGAGGCGGGCGCCGAGAGCGCCGATGCGTTCCAGCGGCTGGAGGCCCTCTTCGCCGCCGAGAACGCGAGCGATCGATGGTTCGAGTTTCTGAAGGCGATGGTGGCGAAGCGGCCGTCCTCGCCTAGCGTCCTCAACCGCCTGGAGGCCGCCGCCGCGAATCTCAAACGGACCGACGAGGCGC contains:
- a CDS encoding tetratricopeptide repeat protein; translated protein: MPCRRATVCVVLAALLAFPLPIIAQRAPAAPPQGTNAGHPSPAAGAARMFERALAHQRAGRVADAIASYRNLIAVAPKAFPAHMNLGLLLRARGDWKGAEQSFRRAAAADPRSALPHVQLAELSLLRRRPADACREARRAVALDASSAQAHFSYGAALAATGAASEAEKQLREAARLAPGHAPTFVSLGLVLAARKRYAEAVQVLRKGADLEPSSAAARMALGDVQRRAGDLVGAIAAFARAAELAPGDPGAWFNLGVARQTLGEKRGDSRLTQEAVTAYLRALGAEPRHLPSRVNVGRLYFELHNYGQATHHFRLALARQPANRRLMTDTAVAETWAAQAERDPAKRDAYRRMAEARFRAVLKAEPLRPAFVGLGYLCEQQARLDAAKAVYASWANALPKDPAARVALGRVLEANKNADEAVDAYRAAIRLAPTSADAYLALGRIHEARSRMDTARDTYRALVAANPKSAQGYRALGLLYQRQGSSVEAVAAFDAMKRLDPKDTFPYTSIAALYERRSMPEEAAREYRAAVALRPDDLALRASLARALEQRKQYGEAADQYREIVKRRPSESAYAVHIPRLMDLAGDTVGAVAEFRRMAAAQPADPAYRLGLAALLERHGRWSEAVVEYEAIVDASPSSAAWAWMRAASAWEQLKKPADARVAYARAIEAGAESADAFQRLEALFAAENASDRWFEFLKAMVAKRPSSPSVLNRLEAAAANLKRTDEALAALKAQAARGSGDRVFVTAYAGIMMRAGHTADAIEAYRAYLKLAPGDVTARVALAGLFDSAGRLPEAIAAYEAVVAAPRIAAPQLAAYRVALGGLYERNGEKARAIAQYRETLKTDPGNAAAAAAITRLGG